Proteins encoded in a region of the Nostoc sp. UHCC 0926 genome:
- a CDS encoding non-ribosomal peptide synthetase — MQQNICYPCLKPQAQHFFDDAQQAIAATLDFRQHLYKIAQNKKLRSEAVEDQSYPTEVIVLRPKQTQAPALLLLGGMGPLAGLDPFIKFDNKDVELSVPERFQKQVDMHPEQIAVKTGEHVFTYNALNQFANRIARAILIKRDQLRCTEGEHLRRSKAERQAEPIAILFESGAPIIAAILGVLKVGKFYVPLDTSLPQTRISYILKDSQAGLLLTDSRNISFAKKLQISGLEILNIDEIDSSISCENLDLPLQPDNFAYIIYTSGSTGQPKGVIQNHRYVLHLTMNYTNSGHICANDKLALLYSPNFAGAVRDIFCSLLNGATLLPYDVKQEGLIGLSSWLNQQEITILFAVATMFRHFVNTLTQQEKFPKLRLIQVGSETVYKKDVELYKQHFSNDCIFVANLGGSEISPIRQYFVDRETEIIGSTVPAGYAVEDHEVLLIDDEGKPVEFNQIGEIVVRSRYLFCGYWQRPDLTEAVLLKDVQEENKLLYKTGDLGCMLPDGCLLHLGRKDFQVKVRGYRIDVSEVEMVLINTNLIREAAVVASPDHLGEQHLRGYIVPIAPQHLLSLRELRSLLLESLPDYMVPSTFMILEALPLTPNGKVDRLSLPAFSQVQRVQLESLVLPRTSTEQILLDIWTQILGVEEIGIHDNFFELGGHSLLVNQLITQLFNVFSINIPLITVFELPTIAQLAKRVENTCRILVQKDVLDSTDDCEEGML, encoded by the coding sequence ATGCAGCAAAACATCTGCTATCCGTGTCTTAAACCTCAAGCTCAACATTTTTTTGACGATGCTCAACAAGCTATTGCTGCAACTTTAGATTTTCGACAACATCTGTATAAGATCGCCCAAAACAAAAAGCTACGCTCAGAAGCTGTTGAGGATCAAAGTTACCCCACTGAAGTGATTGTGCTTAGACCAAAACAGACTCAAGCGCCTGCTTTACTACTGTTAGGCGGAATGGGGCCTTTAGCAGGTTTAGACCCTTTTATAAAGTTCGACAATAAAGATGTTGAACTATCGGTTCCTGAGCGCTTTCAAAAACAAGTAGATATGCATCCTGAGCAGATTGCTGTTAAGACTGGGGAGCATGTGTTCACATATAATGCCCTGAATCAGTTCGCCAATCGGATAGCCAGGGCTATATTAATCAAGCGCGATCAGCTTCGCTGCACCGAAGGCGAACACCTTCGGCGCAGCAAAGCTGAACGCCAAGCTGAACCGATTGCAATATTATTTGAGAGTGGTGCTCCGATAATTGCTGCAATTCTGGGTGTATTGAAAGTTGGTAAGTTTTATGTACCACTAGATACCTCGTTGCCACAGACAAGGATTAGCTATATTCTGAAAGATTCACAAGCAGGTTTATTGCTAACAGATAGCAGAAATATCTCATTTGCCAAAAAATTGCAAATTAGCGGCTTAGAAATACTCAATATTGACGAGATAGATTCCAGCATTTCTTGTGAAAATCTAGATTTACCTCTGCAACCAGATAATTTTGCCTACATTATTTATACCTCTGGATCAACAGGGCAGCCTAAAGGCGTGATCCAAAACCATCGTTATGTTCTGCATCTGACGATGAACTATACCAACAGCGGTCATATTTGTGCCAATGATAAGCTAGCGCTTTTGTACTCCCCAAATTTTGCTGGTGCTGTGAGAGATATCTTCTGCTCGTTGCTCAATGGTGCAACTCTTCTGCCATATGACGTTAAACAAGAAGGGCTAATAGGTTTAAGTAGCTGGCTGAACCAGCAAGAAATAACCATCTTGTTTGCGGTGGCGACTATGTTTCGCCATTTTGTCAACACCTTAACTCAACAGGAAAAGTTTCCCAAATTGCGCCTAATTCAGGTAGGAAGTGAGACAGTCTATAAAAAAGATGTAGAACTTTACAAGCAGCATTTCTCTAATGACTGTATTTTTGTTGCCAATTTAGGAGGTTCAGAAATTAGCCCAATTCGTCAGTACTTTGTTGATCGGGAAACAGAAATTATTGGCAGTACTGTACCAGCTGGCTACGCAGTTGAGGATCATGAGGTTTTGTTAATTGATGATGAAGGTAAACCAGTTGAGTTTAATCAGATTGGTGAAATTGTAGTCAGAAGTCGTTATCTCTTTTGTGGTTATTGGCAAAGACCAGACTTAACCGAAGCAGTACTCTTGAAAGATGTCCAAGAAGAAAATAAGCTGTTGTATAAAACGGGCGACTTAGGCTGTATGTTGCCAGATGGCTGCCTTTTGCACTTAGGTAGAAAAGATTTCCAAGTGAAAGTCAGGGGCTACCGCATCGACGTTTCGGAAGTCGAAATGGTATTGATCAATACTAACCTCATCCGAGAGGCTGCTGTAGTAGCATCACCCGATCATCTGGGTGAGCAACATCTGAGAGGGTATATTGTTCCGATCGCTCCCCAACATCTACTCTCACTCCGAGAACTACGAAGTCTGCTCTTAGAAAGTCTACCAGACTACATGGTTCCCTCAACTTTTATGATTTTAGAAGCGCTACCCCTAACGCCCAATGGCAAAGTTGACCGTTTGAGTTTACCCGCTTTCAGTCAGGTGCAAAGAGTGCAGTTAGAAAGTTTGGTTTTGCCTCGCACTTCTACTGAGCAAATACTACTTGACATCTGGACTCAAATTCTTGGGGTAGAAGAAATTGGGATTCATGACAACTTTTTTGAGTTAGGGGGTCATTCCCTACTTGTTAATCAACTTATCACACAATTATTTAACGTTTTCTCAATAAATATTCCTTTAATTACTGTATTTGAATTACCAACGATCGCTCAACTAGCCAAACGTGTTGAAAACACTTGTAGGATATTAGTACAAAAGGATGTGCTTGATAGCACAGATGATTGTGAAGAAGGGATGCTATGA
- a CDS encoding pentapeptide repeat-containing protein: MIAQEIIRRYAAKERDFQHLNLSQIYLQGVDFRGVDFSYANLSSANLSEANLSYATLVWTDLNRADFQKANLQNANLLNVSLLWASLSHANLTRVNLTNAHLNYARLDSVCLREANLTETNLEKACLTQADLTGANLFKASLKATDCTGAKFDDANLRQSNWEGAILSAASLQRVDLEGAQLQDTILKGADLTESDLIKADLSSADLSDTILRQAALELACLFNADLSRADLKLASLFNANLEETVLNGANLSDSDLRHANFTNTQLESVNFSGSRVKGALFTDAIGLTPQQKQWLSKNGALNISDL; the protein is encoded by the coding sequence ATGATTGCCCAAGAAATTATCAGACGCTATGCAGCTAAGGAAAGAGATTTTCAACACCTGAATTTAAGCCAGATTTATTTGCAGGGTGTTGATTTTAGAGGTGTTGATTTTAGCTATGCTAACCTAAGTAGTGCCAATCTCAGTGAGGCTAACTTGAGTTATGCCACCCTGGTTTGGACAGATTTAAATCGAGCGGACTTCCAAAAAGCCAATTTGCAAAACGCAAACTTGTTAAATGTGAGTCTACTGTGGGCAAGCTTAAGTCACGCTAATCTAACTAGAGTAAACTTAACCAATGCTCACTTAAATTATGCCAGGCTTGATTCTGTCTGCTTAAGAGAGGCAAATTTAACAGAGACTAATTTAGAAAAGGCTTGTTTGACTCAAGCAGACTTAACTGGGGCAAATTTGTTTAAAGCAAGTCTCAAAGCCACAGATTGCACTGGCGCTAAGTTTGATGATGCCAATCTTCGCCAATCCAACTGGGAAGGGGCGATTTTATCTGCTGCTTCTTTACAACGAGTTGATTTGGAAGGAGCGCAATTACAGGATACTATTTTAAAGGGAGCCGACTTAACAGAATCAGATTTAATTAAAGCGGACTTGAGTAGTGCAGATTTGAGTGATACAATTTTACGTCAAGCTGCCTTGGAGTTAGCCTGTTTATTTAATGCAGACTTAAGTCGTGCTGATTTAAAGTTAGCTTCTTTATTTAACGCCAACTTAGAGGAGACAGTTCTAAATGGGGCAAATTTGAGTGATAGTGATTTAAGACACGCAAACTTTACAAATACTCAATTAGAGAGTGTAAATTTTTCCGGTTCTCGCGTTAAGGGAGCGCTATTTACTGATGCTATTGGGTTAACCCCTCAACAAAAGCAATGGTTGAGTAAAAATGGAGCATTGAATATTTCTGATTTGTAG
- a CDS encoding AAA-like domain-containing protein, with protein MRSIEQIIECTETLINDKTGKSLSFIQKAVLSASLLDTKKSYGQIATENNYSENYIRQLVAPKLWQLLSITLGEKVNRTNCRAVLEQRLYNSSLLTISQPTQMRQKINLEPPDGQVPLSSTLYIERGLEQVCYQAILQPRAFIHIKAPRKMGKTSLMTRILAYGSSHGYHTVRLSLHRAETEVFSSLEKFLRWFCANVTHQLGIKSKLEEYWDEDMGDLMNCTIYFQGYVLQEINTPLILALDEVNKLFEYPQLTRDFLGLLRSWYEETRDISVWQKLRVLIVKSTDIYINLEINKSPFNIGLAIDLPAFTRLQLEDLAQRHRLQLTAFQFEQLIALTGGFPYLVRLAFYHSLQHQIPMDTLLQNATTNTGIFSEYLHNQLHSILQNPDLVDGFQQVISSTVPINLEQEVAFKLKSLGLIYLENQTATVSCGLYREYFSDYFINKTAILNHS; from the coding sequence ATGAGGAGCATAGAACAAATTATCGAATGCACTGAAACATTAATTAATGATAAGACAGGAAAATCGCTCTCATTTATTCAAAAAGCTGTTTTATCAGCATCTCTATTGGATACAAAAAAAAGTTACGGGCAAATTGCTACAGAAAATAACTACTCTGAGAACTATATTAGGCAATTAGTTGCTCCTAAATTATGGCAACTACTTTCTATTACTCTTGGTGAGAAAGTTAATCGAACCAATTGTCGTGCTGTGCTAGAGCAACGATTATATAATTCATCTTTGCTAACAATATCTCAGCCTACACAGATGCGGCAAAAGATAAATTTAGAACCTCCAGATGGACAAGTTCCGCTTTCTTCTACCTTGTATATTGAGCGGGGTTTAGAACAAGTCTGTTATCAAGCAATTCTTCAACCTCGTGCGTTTATCCACATCAAAGCGCCGCGAAAGATGGGGAAAACTTCTTTAATGACTAGAATCCTTGCTTATGGTAGTTCGCATGGTTATCATACTGTAAGGTTAAGTTTACATCGTGCTGAAACAGAAGTTTTTAGCTCATTAGAAAAATTTTTACGCTGGTTCTGTGCAAATGTTACTCATCAGTTAGGAATAAAGTCGAAGCTAGAGGAATATTGGGACGAGGATATGGGTGATTTGATGAACTGTACTATTTATTTTCAAGGATATGTTTTACAGGAAATCAATACTCCCTTAATCTTAGCGTTAGATGAAGTGAATAAGTTGTTTGAATATCCTCAATTGACTCGTGATTTTTTGGGGCTATTGCGCTCATGGTATGAAGAAACTAGAGATATATCAGTCTGGCAAAAATTACGAGTGTTAATTGTTAAATCTACCGACATATATATTAATTTAGAGATTAACAAATCTCCTTTTAATATAGGGTTAGCAATTGATTTACCTGCTTTTACAAGATTGCAGTTAGAGGATTTAGCCCAACGTCACAGACTCCAACTAACAGCTTTCCAATTTGAACAATTAATAGCACTGACAGGAGGATTTCCTTACTTGGTGCGACTGGCGTTTTATCATAGCCTTCAACATCAAATTCCAATGGACACTTTATTGCAAAATGCCACGACCAATACTGGAATTTTTAGCGAGTATTTGCACAATCAGTTACATTCTATTCTGCAAAATCCTGATTTGGTTGATGGTTTTCAACAGGTTATTAGCTCAACTGTACCGATTAACTTAGAGCAAGAAGTAGCATTTAAGTTAAAAAGTTTAGGGCTGATATATCTAGAAAATCAAACTGCAACAGTTAGTTGTGGGTTATATAGAGAGTATTTTAGTGATTACTTTATTAATAAAACAGCAATTTTAAATCATTCGTAA